Genomic segment of Deltaproteobacteria bacterium:
AGACATGGGAACAAGAGGAACGGGAAAATAACGCTCCTCCCTGAACAGCAAAAACCCCCTGACGTTCCGGTTTCGTCAGAGGGCTTTTTTGAGGGACACAAACTTTCAAAAGACGTGTCTCTATATGTCAAGTTTCAAGAAATATCAATTCTGTTAGCCACCCATATTCTTGATCGTCTCGATAACCGGAAACGAAATGATGGAAATGAGGTTTTGGATAGCGGCGAGATTCAGGACAGGCTATTTCTTCTCGGTCATCAGGTTAATCCATGAGGGTTTTTAGCACAGGGTCATCAGCAGAAAATATATTAGTGGTTTCAGCCTCGTCATCAAAAATAAGAACTGCCAATCCGTTTTCAAGTTTTTGTTTTACATATCTGAATTTCGTTTCCATGGGAACCTCTATTTCGCCATAATCAGTTCCATCTCTGGAAATAAATTCTTCAATAACTCCTTGTAAGGCTTCAGGGCTGAGTTTATTGACTGGAATTCTATGGATCGACATTTAAACTTGCTCCACCTGCTCTCGTTTAAGTCGAACAGACCGATTTCCCCAGATACTACAGAGGTCTGTTTTGCATTTAACCACCGGGCTTCCCGGCGGCACCATAGTATTTCAACCAGGTATCCATTGACCCAAAACCTTCACAGAAG
This window contains:
- a CDS encoding YheU family protein, with the translated sequence MSIHRIPVNKLSPEALQGVIEEFISRDGTDYGEIEVPMETKFRYVKQKLENGLAVLIFDDEAETTNIFSADDPVLKTLMD